The sequence CCAAGGTGCTGGACGGCCTCGTGAAGGGAACTTCCACCACACCTGCCGCCACGACACCGGGGGGCACCGCGGCCGCACCGCAGCAGGCCGTCTTCGAGGGTGGAAAGATCACCATCACCCCGGACAAGGCCACCAACTCGCTGGTAATCATGGCCTCCCCGACCGACTACCAGAACCTCCTGCAGGTGATCCAGAAGCTGGACAGAAGAAGCCGCCAAGTCTTCGTACAGGCGATGATCGCCGAGGTGTCGGTGAACAAGGCCAAGGACCTCGGGGTACAGGTCGGGGCGATCAGCGCCGCGTCCAACGGCACCGCCATCTCGGTCGGCACCTTCGATCCGTTCGGCACCGTCACCAGCCTCACCACAACCGTCGCCGCCATGAAGGCCGCCGGCATCGACACCTCGGGCCTCTCCGGGAAGGTCGCCTTCCCGGTGGTGCTGCAGGCTCTGCAGACCAACGGCGCGCTGAACGTACTTTCCACCCCGAACATCATGACCAGCGACAACAAGGAAGCGGAGATCTTCGTCGGTGAGAACGTCCCCTTCCTCTCCGGCACGAACCTCACCTCGACCGGCCTCTCGCAGCAGTCCATCGAGAGGAAGGACACCGGTATCATCCTGAGGATCAAGCCGCAGATCAGCGAGGGCGAGTACGTAAAGCTCGACATTTACCAGGAGATCTCCGCGGTGAAGGACTTCGGCACCGCGTCCAACCCGAACCTCGGGAGCACCAAGCGCTCCGCCAAGACCTCGGTGGTGGTGAAGAACACGGACACCGTGCTGATCGGCGGCCTGATACAGGACACCGACCAGGTGACCGAGAGCAAGATCCCCCTCTTGGGCGATATCCCGGGGCTGGGCTGGCTCTTCAAGACCAAGACCACCAAGCGGGACAAGACGAACCTCCTCATCATGCTCACCCCGCGCATCATCAAGGACGCGCGCGACCTGGCCGAGGTTTCGGCGACCCAAAGGAACAACTTCTCCGATGCGGTGAAGAACAACGCCCCCTTCAACCTGGAGCGAGCGCTGGAGGAAAAGCCGAAGTCGGTGACCGCGGACAAGCCCGAAATTCGCAACCAGTAACGGCGGAATTATTCCCATGGCAGAAACGCTCGATATAGAAAGCATAGCGGAACGCCTCGGCCTCCCCTTCCAGGCCGAGATCGACGACACGAAGGTGGACGGCGCCCTGGTTAACCGGGTGCCCCTGAACTTCGCCAGGAACAACCTCCTGTTGCCGCTGCGCGAGGAGGATGGCGCGGTGGTGGCAGCGAGCGCCGACCCTGCTAACCTCTTGGCTCTCGACGAGATGGCGGGGCTCTTCCAGCTTCCGGTGCGCACCGTCGTGGTCCC is a genomic window of Geomonas ferrireducens containing:
- the gspD gene encoding type II secretion system secretin GspD — its product is MLMFLIAAPNLVFAKGVVLNFTDVDIATMVKFISDLTGKNFIMDDRVKGKISVFSPAKLSNEEAYNVFTSVLELKGFTVVPAGKVMKVVPTAAAKQAGVKVLYDGEKGTVNDSYQARVIQLEHVAPQDAVTFLQPLVSKDGQISAFGAANLILVIDSAYNIQKILGILKHIDTDQVREGAELVFLKNAAADSVAAMVKDWLSGKQSAKPGAPTAATGAAPVVADTRLNALIIFGSDKDKADVKKLIELVDVVPPTTSSKVNVYYLENAEATEVAKVLDGLVKGTSTTPAATTPGGTAAAPQQAVFEGGKITITPDKATNSLVIMASPTDYQNLLQVIQKLDRRSRQVFVQAMIAEVSVNKAKDLGVQVGAISAASNGTAISVGTFDPFGTVTSLTTTVAAMKAAGIDTSGLSGKVAFPVVLQALQTNGALNVLSTPNIMTSDNKEAEIFVGENVPFLSGTNLTSTGLSQQSIERKDTGIILRIKPQISEGEYVKLDIYQEISAVKDFGTASNPNLGSTKRSAKTSVVVKNTDTVLIGGLIQDTDQVTESKIPLLGDIPGLGWLFKTKTTKRDKTNLLIMLTPRIIKDARDLAEVSATQRNNFSDAVKNNAPFNLERALEEKPKSVTADKPEIRNQ